Proteins found in one Lycium ferocissimum isolate CSIRO_LF1 chromosome 6, AGI_CSIRO_Lferr_CH_V1, whole genome shotgun sequence genomic segment:
- the LOC132060631 gene encoding probable LRR receptor-like serine/threonine-protein kinase At3g47570 codes for MLSGAIPLSVFNLSSLYHLAAPVNQLKGTLPIDIGFTLPSLRLLYLFSNLLSGVLPSSIANLTNLEIISLSRNQMSGKIPSLENLHNLRGLGMHFNNLGTGREDDMDFFSSLANITRFKELSLSVNNIGGQLPKNIGNFSTNFRSIGFARNKLFGRIPDGFVNLSNMEIVSLEYNQLTGEIPASLGKLQKLKYFYVKANKLSGEIPYSVGNLTSLYGLNLAQNNIEGTIPSVLGNCQLLQMLYLSRNRLSGTIPKEVLSISALSIQLDLSGNQLSGSLPLEVGSLINLGYLDISDNKLSGKLPNTLGNCIKLENLYIQGNLFEGVIPQSVSSLRGLSYLDFSRNNFTGFIPNFFETFTSLKSLNLSFNNFEGEVPKGGVFSNASAAIISGNRNLCGGSSMLKLPLCKVPMPKKGRLSSTLKIIISVASGLFGITLVLVLLILCFLRRKRSPSPDLTDDSFLKISYGELLKATNGFSSENLIGKGGFGSVYKGIFSPDEKTMAIKVLDLQHRGALKSFKAECEVLKNLRHRNLVKLITACSGTDFQGNDFKALIYEFMVNGSLDEWLHSFTNDGSQHVRYLDLYQRINIAMDVAFTLEYLHHGSQIPVVHCDLKPSNVLLDEDMTARLGDFGLSRFLQETVQRETRTIGIKGSVGYAAPEYGIGSEVSTNGDIYSYGIMILEMLTGKKPTDDAFSNGLNLHNYVKMAFSTGRVMEIVDPLLCHNLQEEETSNSTIAQRKTKDYIKECLISMCKIGISCTMESPKERLGISDVVKELQLVKEALCKCDRVL; via the exons ATGCTTTCTGGTGCTATTCCCCTTTCAGTGTTTAACTTATCCTCTCTTTATCATCTTGCTGCTCCAGTTAACCAACTTAAAGGAACTCTTCCCATAGATATTGGATTCACTCTTCCGAGTCTTCGATTACTTTATTTGTTCTCAAACTTATTGAGTGGGGTGCTTCCAAGTTCCATTGCCAATTTAACcaatcttgaaattatctcattatCAAGAAACCAGATGTCTGGGAAAATCCCTTCTCTTGAAAATCTCCATAATCTTCGGGGACTAGGAATGCATTTCAATAATCTTGGAACCGGAAGAGAAGACGACAtggatttcttttcttccttggCTAACATTACCAGATTTAAAGAACTGAGTTTGAGTGTGAATAATATAGGAGGCCAGTTGCCTAAGAATATTGGCAACTTCTCAACCAATTTTAGGTCTATCGGTTTTGCTAGGAACAAACTATTCGGACGAATACCTGATGGATTTGTAAATCTCAGCAACATGGAAATAGTAAGTTTGGAGTATAACCAATTGACAGGGGAAATTCCAGCTAGTCTTGGTAAACTTCAAAAGCTCAAGTATTTCTATGTTAAAGCAAACAAGCTTTCTGGGGAAATCCCTTATTCCGTTGGAAATTTAACATCCTTGTATGGACTTAATCTAGCTCAAAATAACATAGAAGGGACTATTCCTTCTGTTCTTGGAAATTGCCAGTTGTTGCAAATGTTGTATCTTTCGCGTAACAGACTCAGTGGCACAATACCGAAAGAGGTTCTTAGTATTTCAGCCTTGTCGATCCAACTAGACCTCTCTGGAAACCAATTAAGTGGCTCTCTTCCACTTGAAGTAGGAAGTTTAATCAATCTCGGGTATCTTGATATCTCCGATAACAAGTTATCCGGAAAACTTCCCAACACTTTAGGCAATTGCATCAAGTTGGAAAACCTCTATATTCAGGGTAATCTGTTTGAAGGTGTGATCCCACAATCTGTAAGTTCCTTGAGAGGGCTGTCATATTTGGACTTCTCGCGTAATAATTTCACTGGTTTTATTCCAAATTTCTTTGAAACTTTCACATCATTGAAAAGTTTAAACCTGTCATTTAACAATTTTGAGGGCGAAGTACCTAAAGGAGGAGTTTTTAGTAACGCAAGTGCGGCAATAATCAGTGGAAACAGAAATCTATGTGGAGGTTCTTCCATGCTAAAGCTACCACTATGTAAGGTTCCAATGCCGAAAAAGGGAAGATTGTCATCAACCCTGAAGATAATTATTTCTGTTGCCAGTGGATTATTTGGAATAACACTTGTTTTGGTACTTCTAATTTTGTGTTTCTTACGGAGGAAACGTAGTCCTTCACCTGATTTAACAGATGATTCGTTCTTGAAAATCTCCTATGGGGAACTGCTGAAAGCAACTAATGGATTCTCTTCAGAAAATTTAATAGGTAAGGGTGGTTTTGGTTCTGTATACAAGGGAATTTTTAGTCCAGATGAAAAAACTATGGCGATCAAAGTACTCGATTTGCAGCATAGAGGAGCTTTGAAGAGCTTCAAGGCTGAATGTGAAGTCCTTAAAAACCTCAGGCATAGAAATCTTGTCAAGTTAATAACTGCATGTTCAGGTACTGACTTTCAGGGCAATGATTTTAAGGCCCTGATTTATGAGTTCATGGTCAATGGTAGCCTGGACGAGTGGCTGCATTCGTTTACCAATGATGGTAGTCAGCACGTTCGATATCTTGATCTGTATCAGAGAATAAACATTGCAATGGATGTTGCTTTCACACTCGAGTATCTTCATCATGGAAGCCAAATACCAGTTGTTCATTGTGATTTGAAGCCAAGCAATGTCCTTCTAGACGAGGACATGACTGCCCGTCTGGGCGATTTTGGTTTGTCAAGATTCCTCCAAGAAACAGTTCAAAGAGAAACTAGAACTATTGGTATTAAAGGATCAGTTGGCTATGCAGCTCCAG AATATGGAATAGGAAGTGAAGTATCAACTAATGGTGACATATACAGCTATGGCATTATGATACTGGAGATGTTAACAGGGAAAAAGCCGACAGATGACGCCTTTTCAAATGGATTGAACCTTCACAACTATGTTAAAATGGCTTTCTCTACTGGTAGAGTCATGGAAATTGTTGATCCATTGCTATGCCACAATTTGCAAGAAGAGGAGACCTCCAACAGTACTATTGCTCAAAGGAAAACCAAAGATTACATTAAAGAATGTTTAATTTCTATGTGTAAAATTGGGATTTCTTGCACTATGGAATCACCAAAAGAAAGATTGGGAATCAGTGATGTTGTTAAAGAGTTGCAGTTAGTCAAAGAAGCTTTGTGTAAATGTGATAGGGTATTATGA